Part of the Gadus morhua unplaced genomic scaffold, gadMor3.0, whole genome shotgun sequence genome is shown below.
attcattcattcgttcacggggcacggcgggagtcgcgggagtgccgTGGTCCCGGTCAAGGATGACGGGAGacgaggcctctctctctctctctctctctctctgtctctctgtctctgtctcgtctgtctctgtctctgtctgtcgtctctgtgtctctgtccctctagtctctctctctcgtcgctctggaagtttaattgggtttattacagtgatggacagtgccgttagccaatcagaagtgagacatttgcatgtcatgactattttaatattttttcaccaaaaccgactcagagggcattcattgctattagtgaccaccgcaaaatcaatgaaaaacgatgcattaatagctttaagcaatataacacgagtgtgagtggggttgttagtttattaaaaataaatgatagggggggggggggggggggggcccagaggatcagggtaaggtcaggtttgctccaaaaaggttgagaaccactggtctatagcatataaccgcgttgtctgattacagtttaattcatttttcccaatttaccagctctcgttttgaagaataatcaccgcaccATTCGTCTCAATGGGAAtagcgacggtctatactttcaacataaagtgtacatatttataatttgaaatccgtcccagcctttataccaccgatactatagggtctatactagcatataaccgcgttttcttattacagtttaatgtaacagtaagctgaaaacatcctaattaacaccgcaactgcaaatgaacCACATGGAGATAACcacggcaaccggtcaaacaaaagttattttttgcgatcattctgctcgcgcatcgataaacaaataatccccctatagcgcgactgcggtccattaattaataaagaaacggttaaccgtgtacacgaaaaaGTAGGGGTCGTGTaaacgtttacatttttttgtaaccCCCTAATATCCAGTACTCATTATCTTAATTGCTAATTCTTTATCCTCAAATATGGTCCCTTCAATGGACCAGGAAGTGCTTCATAAAAGGACCTTCTACGTCATCAAGGCAACGCCACCTGTGTTTGGAGTAGGACGTTCACTAAGTGTTTGGCAGACCggaaaaacacaggattttacacgtgtgtgtgtgtgtgtgtgtgtgtgtgtgtgtgtgtgtgtgtgtgtgtgtgtgtgtgtgtgtgtgtgtgtgtgtgtgtgtgtgtgtgtgtgtgtgtgtgtgtagcttgtctggctgcctggtcacacaggaaggctgtgcttcactggcctcagctctgagctccaacccctcccatctgagggcgctggacctgagctacaatcacccaggagactctggagctgcgctgctctctgctggactggaggatccacgctggagactggacactctcaggtatggagaggacagctcaccactcagggacaaagtctcctactaGGATTCATgtcgctgctagatgaagtggtttgaagaggcagctgtcactcatgttgtgtagaacgtgatgagacggcagatgatgaaggtgaatgtttcaacatgctgctctcactttgtttcccccccagtgtggagcacggtggagtgtggaggctgaaaccagctctaaagaagtgtaagtgtctgtttgattcatcacatcacacactcactattgagacgggaagtccatccacacagcaggaagtgaagtCACATCCTACTGgaaatgaagatgatggctgacctCATGTATCTTccgtatattaatactgtcgaccatcacagttaaacctacttgtataaaacccagcaggtattacattgtTAAATTCAGGGGGGGGcaaccgggctgagggggaggaataggggggggggggggggggggggcaaacgggcctgaggggggaggggactatgggggggtggggggtgggtgacgcgggctggagggggggctgatatggggggggggtggaaccgggatgatgggggagagggggaagggggggggatgaagggtGCTGAGggatagggggagggggtgtgaccgggctgagggggggttggtgtagggggaggagaggagggggggtgaagggggctgatgggggggtagagagagggagggggttggtgagggggaggggactgaggggggagaggggctgaggcgggggagggggcttgagggggagcgagggctgagggggggagcgggcctggaggggggagagggatgaggaggggatgggctgagggggagagtgtgatgagggggtgaggggctggaggggggggagtaggatgagggggggaggggctttgagggggagagggatggagggggggggggggggggtggggctgaaggaagaagagagagcgatcacaaAAAGAGTCTGAAGAGaataaaagaagaagagcagcctggatccaaggagagatgtttgttgttgatctgttcataatattgttgttgttttcataacgttgttgttggggtgtgtgtatctatgaatgtgtacatatgtatatgtatgtatgtgttcatatctatgtatatgtacacagagcgcaggagaacagtactggtgatgatgaggaggatgaagagcggttcagcagctcatcatgtctggttctccctcagatgcctgtgacctcacactggaccccaacacggcccacagacgactctctctgtctgaggacaacaggaaggtgacgcgggttgtggaccagtcgtatccggatcacccagacagatttgactcccggccccaggtgttgggtagagaggctctgactggccgctgttactgggaggtagagagggaaggacgggttggtataggagtgacatacagaggaatcaccaggagaggagggggtcatGACAGCGGGCTTggatggaacaacaagtcctggtgtctttattgttctgatgctggttactctgcctggtacaacggtaGAGGACcagccctccgtctcccccccgctggctcctccagagtaggagtgtatctggaccggcctgctggctctctgtccttctacagagtgtccccaggtggaggagggtcctcagacacactgacacacatccacaccttctggtcctccttcacccaggaggacctcctcccggggctcTGGGTAGGGGGGCTGGGGAGCAGTGTCTCTGTGATCCCTCCgcggtagagggggggggggggggcggcgtcggttgtagaaaaagCAAACGGgcgcggggggaggaggacacacacacacacacacgcacgcacgcacgcacagagaggactgatgactcagtgtctgtgtttacacacaattacattgtgtctgtctgtctgtctgtctgtctgtctgttctttaaagtatagcatgataaaccatgaaaatacGTTAGATAAGAACGTTTATTATTtgtaatgtatataaaatacctattgatggttcatctttgtatattttcagacttcaccagttttggtcttaagggctcttatatcataattgttgtcataatcctgatttacaacctgatttaaagcagattttatgttttattcttaATAACCAAGtggtctatgggataatgttgcatgttgtgaaTTACTTTAggctgaatcttgatttttttgggTTCTGTTTGGAACCAAGTGgctgcagaacatgttcagttattaaagatacgtgcacacctgttgatgatttgtaaagtctgctgcttctattgttttagtccttgtgtttattgtgtacatgtaagggactatttttctgtctcatTTGTTagtgaagcataattgcaataaacaactcagtggatccaactgaatgttctcgtgtgttcagccgatgatttcttgttttattagtgATTAATGCTTCCATCagtgccttaagaataataagatattaatcagaaattaaaaatagagcaacaaatgtttttctgatattattctgggacctcctccctgggttttggttgaggggggggggggggctctgtgtcggttgtagaaagaaaccacagacagacgaccggactctgtctctgtctctctctctctccctcccccatccccctctccctccccctcccccctccccctctccctccccccactctctccccccacccctctctctccccccccccctctctctccagagcgtccgcgggtgtctctgctccagaggagcccctcctccccagtggtgtgccatgctacaggcttctaccctgacagggtggtggtgttctggaggagagacggccaggagctccatgagcaggtggaccccggggaggtcctccccaaccacgacgggaccttccaggtcagcgtggacctggacctcacggccgtcccacaagaggactgggggaggtacgagtgtgtggtccagctgaaaggcatcgaggacatctccacccccctggaccccgccctcatcaggaccaacgggggtaagactggtgttggaggggatggagttggtggattgtgggtaaatgagtTCCATGAATAGGGCTAGGCTCAGATCAGTCCCTGAGTGACCCTGAGCTCCAGAACACATTTTAGAGGAATAGTTACACTGACGTTGTGTAGCATCACGTGACCGTAGACCTGGGGTTCAATGATGGAGGGTTGGACGGGGAGGGTCTGTAATAACATCTATTATTACACacctgattttattttcttgatttACCTTCAAGGCAAGAGTCACCTCCTTGTTTTCATCCTCGTTGGTGTCGCTGTTGCTGCtgtggttgttgctgctgctgttgttggagtctttgtgtaccagaagaggaacggtgagtggatcaaactctccaggaggacaaacacctgatctccacctgctcttacttcctgtccccttcctagaatctgattggttgtcttcaTACACTGGAGGTCTGGTGGTAGAAACCTCTCCACCTCTGAATGATGAACCTTCTCCAATGTCCACAGAGATGTTGtggcattaagaatatgaaagtaTAATAACATGAGGATATTCACCACTGATACAACACTAATCATTTCTATTGATCCTTAGATTCAGACAAGCGTCACAAACCAGTTGGTgagtaaaatatgttttattgcaatTCTGCTCTTATGATTAATGATACTACCAATACAGAGACCTTGGAGACTTGTCTATCTCattggactatacagctctgtagattTAGAAAcatctagatacatctatctcactggactatacagctctatagatctagatacatctatctcagtggactatacagctctatagatcttgATCCAtgtagctcactggactatacagctctatagatctagaaccatctagctcagtggactatacagctctatagatctagatctatctagctcactggactatacagctctatagatctagatacatctagctcactggaccatacagctctatagatctagatccatccagctcactggactatacagctctatagatttAGATACATCtatctcactggactatacagctctatagatctagatacatctagctcactggactatacagctctatagatctagatacatctagctctatagatctagatccatctagctcactggactatacagctctatagatctagatacatctatctCACTGactacagctctatagatctagatacatctagctcagtggactatacagctctttagatctagatacatctagctcactggactatacagctctatagatctagatccatctagctcatgacctcacctcctcccattctgcTACATCCCAGGTTCTTCTGACAGCTGCTCTGAGAACACTGAGGGGCAGAATCCGGCTCCTGAGGCCCAACCTCTGACCACAGTCAGTACTTTACCACTTTACAATACTTATTCAGAGTCATATGTTAAAAGTTATATATTATCAGCAGCCTACTTTATCACAGTAATTGTAATACTTTAAAAATAATCCATCTCAGTAATAGATTAACAGTCATATGTTAACAGTACTTCATCACTGTAATAGATTAACATTCATAAATTAACggaacttcatcacagtaatagatTAATAGTTATATTTTAacagtacttcatcacagtaatagattaacatgttttaaagatacaagattattttacaatgttgtgtttagggctgcaacaacgaatcgataatatcgataaaaatcgattactgaatgcgttggcaacgaatttggtcgtcgattcgttgtgtcgcgcgattaataagttactcataggcgcagcactgtttacagccagccgccaacaggttggttcacggttcatgcacgcccacagcgagcagtgtgagcgaccacagcttgtattttggtcaaatcttaaaactggactgtaggcctacataaaagtgttgtaccttcactgtctttgggttaaaaaaactccttcaactcagtatccgtctagtccagccgaaaactctgtcagctgctgctgctgcagacgttgtgcagacgggttcggagtcggcaccgcgtgcatcaagtcattcaaagcagcggtagtaatcacacaaccggacggtgtagaaagtcccgtcagtcaAAAATAGTattgcagtttttaaatccatgttaaaatcggcaggatatagagctatttagcttaaaaaaaaacgaacctATGGTCACAaaaagtgtcaaatgtgatgtgttcaggtcggctcagtaatatgtttgatgcgttcaaatgcagcagaaaaaaataaataataatagagattttggtgaaaacttgttttcccagtaatataaaatagatagtaaagatagaattatgacctgtttaatgtcctatcttgaactatcatcatcttatcagcaattaaagcaatattaaaagttatatttcaaggagtctcgaaaatggcatcaataggtttgactggttaaccatggacatcctagcctggttctaccagactctcgtacttcacttcatttcatttcatttgtacagagagtctggacctaatcaattgacaaacgttaactcacttgaaggcgggtgtctgttgaagtctaaaatgattggatctgcccagtgccactctggatctgccataaccaatcgctaacgtttggttgtgacgtatgtcatgcgccgggaatcacgcgcaggttgtacacagaccaaacaccttgcgcgtctgcacggaaatgtccgtcaacgacagctgcaggttttgttcgtcgaatttaatttatcagggaaaaattgcacattgtaaatcaactaccgacctacaacaacaactcaaactggcgtacgacttcatcgtcattgttctcagacacgccctctgttcgctgattggtggccgctgtggcggcacaagaaaaccaaattacatacagcaggtccagacctagtactgaagggaaattcaaattgagcggaagtacttaggcgggcggagccaggctatggacatcccttatatacatataaaagtatatcatacattgtatgtttttttttgtgttatcccagttatgttttttaatctttttattatttgatattacttttaatagttccaggacgttggagcaataacctggtgtttttacacttcagtctgcattgtgaatttgaagtgatgttcagtttttgaataaagatgcgtcAATTcctattttttaatttaaatttttttctatccgattcatcgattaatcgaaaaaataattgacagattaatcgattattaaaataatcgttagttgcagccctagttgTGTTGCGTGTAATGAACCGTATTGTAAATtgcctccatcttgtctcctgACTCCTGtggcacaaaacaaacatacccacactgcacatacacgcactctccccttctctctctctctctccctctctccctccctcgcgcacacacacacacacacacacacacacacacacacacacacacacacacacacacacagacacacacacacacacacacacacacacacacacacacacacacacacacacagaccccatctACGTAGTTTCCTGGTACAAGAGGACCTACAGTGTGTATATATCCTGTCACATTAGACTTCAGCAGTAATTGATAAATGTTCAGTCTGGTAAACCGATATCCAGCCCGCGTCGCCTCGTCTGAACCCACGCGGAGGAAAgagtcactttctctttcagacGACCACGGGATTTATTTGATATCAGTACTAATGACTTAGAAAGAATAAACAAACTCCATTCATACACTATTGGTCAAGAGTCGCCTTGGCCAGGGCCGCAATGATATGTGAATTTGAAGCGTTCATGAGCGACAACAATGCCACAAAATAAGATCTCATAAAGACGCCCCATTTTAACATGAGCAGCTAtgactcagaggagataacccctcccactttatggctcagaggagataacccctcccactgtatggctcagaggagataacccctcccactgtatggctcagaggagataacccctcccactgtatggctcagaggagataacccctcccactctatggctcagaggagatagcCCCTCCCACTTtgtggctcagaggagataacccctcccactctatgGCTCAGAGGGGAtagcccctcccactttatggctcagaggagatagaCCCTCCcgctttatggctcagaggagataacccctcccactttatggatccgaggagataacccctcccactttatggctcagaggagataacccctcccactttatggctcagaggagatagcccctcccactttatggatccgaggagataacccctcccactttatggctcagaggagataacccctcccactttatggctcagaggagatagcccctcccactttatggctcagaggagataacccctcctacTGTCACTCTGCATTCACAGGCCgtgactgccctctagtggaggagatgagagcagAGGAAGGCGGGGCAGGATGGGCCTACAACTGGTGTACAGTATTATGTATAAATGTTGCTGTTTGAGATAATGCTTTATAATCTACAGTTGGTTTATAAAGTAACTAATGTACTGTTACTGATATTTACAGATGTTATTATACAGCTTTTGCTGTTGCGGGTGGATAATTCTCCATGTAATCTACAGTTGGTTTATAAAGTAACCAATTTATACTTACAAATACATTACAGATGTTATTATGCAGCTGTTTTAGGTGGAGAATGAGATTGCAaccaaacaattaaataaataaagatttttCAAACTTTGTGTTGAAAGAACAGTTGTTTTATTTGCACACTAACAGTTAACGTTAAAACATACAGACGCAGGCGTATCGCCTCCAAATGTATGCTGGGTAATAATGTGTTAATCCCATAGCTGCCCACAGAGTCAATGCGTCCTCATCAATCACTTGTCAACAGAGCAGAATTCGGCCAACAACCCTGAGCAGGTTAttaaagagacacagggacTGTCCAGTCTGAACATTAGAATAGTTCACATTCTAGGGATAAAATAACATTCTTATTGctgaattaattaaaaaaaagtcattaTGAATCTGAAATAATATGTGTGAAAGCAGAGCTGgacctgtgagactggactcagactccctgctgtgagactggactctgactccctgctgggagactggactctgactccctgctgggagACTGGACTTGACCTACTTGAGATTTGACTGCTTGGAGactcgggtctctctctctggagacagaAAGTAAAGATGTGGTCACGTTCCATAAGGGCTGTTTTAAACGATCAGTGTATCATATCATCACTGACATCGTTAGTCTGTTGCATAATTATTCCAAAAAAACAATGCTAACAAATAtgtcacttatacacacacacaataacaataataataaactgtCAGAAACTCGGGGATAAACTGTCAGACACTCGGGAATAAACTGTCAGACACTCGGGGATAACCGACACAGTCTCACTTCAAATTCCAACTGTTGTCAAGGGCACCTTAGCGTCTGTCACTGACGGTAAAGGTGCCCTTCTGAGTATTctgcagacggagagggggttCAACTCACTACAATGTAACGCCATCCCCGGCGATGTTTGGCGTTCAGAGCGGGTGCTCCAGCAGCCCATTCACTCCTGTTTTAACCCGACTACGGCTCTAATAGACGCTgggagcatctttcctattggataattttagattttttttctgtgaatatggcggacatactttttattctgggtggaaaatatgataattTGGGTTAGTATAGTAacgccattaaaagtgtttatgtaaacatttctagcgagaaatgtgcattttaccgtcataatcttcgctcggtgaatgtgtaggaggataaatatattattatgaaatataatgattatattattaattattatcattccgATGATAGCAATGTGAAGATAGTTAAAATGCCGTCATCTATGGAAGTAAACCTGTCTGAACGGTTCGGCTCCTCTGAACAGGAGTCTACTGGTTTCGTACGTTTTCATCCATATCAGTCATGCGTCTTTCTACAGTCCTGGAAGACACGTCTTTAATCCTGGAGATGAGGGTGGCTCTGTTTGGTAATCCATTAAAGATAACCTCTGAACTGCTCAGCCTCCTTCATGTATCCTCCATCAGAGATCAGAGAAGGGCTACAGACAACGATTTCATAGCAAAGTacgcacacatccatacacatcctctCATAAACAGTCAATCATGcgcataaatacaaaatatgggAATAAAAAGGAGCACATTGTGATCTCAGAAGAACACATGGGTGAAGAATGTAGGAtaccttttaattaaaaaaatgcacagacataaaaatacacataaacatggCAAAAGCATGCAGgaagtattaaaaacacacaaataagtgCTGGCAGATAATGTGCAAAATAGATAAAACTGAGTAAATAAATGGGTACATGAAATCAAGATAAATAAGGCTTAGTGaaaccattcacacattcataccatccTTCACATAAAAGAAGCCTCCAACAGAATAAAAGGAAGAGTGAAAGAGGTGGAAGGCCTCAATAGATCATGATGTGAAGGATCAACAGTAAGGATAAAAACGTGTAACATATTAAAACGCACAGTCGACCTGACGCCATGCAGGGAACCCCCCAGGAGGAGTCCCAggaccccccagcgcccccagcagcgtcccagtgcggcccccactccctgatgttcaggcccaagggggggagggtcttAAGCTTGGCTCTCCACCtctgctccgcctccttcctctgtctgtccgcccAGCACGCCTTCACCTCCAGCCCGGTGATGAACAGTGAGGTGATGGGGTGAGTTTGGAAGTGTTGGACGATGTGAGTGTTGAGAGTGCCTACGTGTGTAGTATATAAGAGCTGTTTAAGTCGGGTGAGTGGCtttggtgtggagggggggggcttctgATATCTGGGGAGAAGCGGCCCCCACCAGGACCTGTCTACCCCCACTAGACTTACTTCTGCGGGAGCTGGGTGTCTCTCCATCCCCACTGGACTCAGCATCGCCTGGTGGATGTCAGAGTCCAAATCGCACAGCACAGCCTGGTGGCTGACGTTCAactgaggaggaggcgggctgGGGAGCCTACAAGGACAGGACTGACGGCAGGGTCTCCGGGAGAGGCCGTCTGCGTTGCCGTGAAGCTGGCCAGGGCGATGGATGATCTCAAAGTGGTATTCGCTAAGTCTCTCGAGCCACCTGGCGAGCTGTCCCTCAGGCTCCTTCATCCTTGTTAGGCACCGAAGGCTGCTGTGGTCGGTGCACATGTGAAGCGCCGCCCCAGGAGATACTGGTGACAGTGTGCCATGAAGTCGACCATGGCTAGCAGTCCTCGCCGTGTGGTGCAGTAATTCTGTTCAGTTGTGGACAGCTTGCGGCTTCCATAGGTGAGCACACGTTCCACACCCTGCTGAACCTGCGAGAGAACAGTGCCGATACCGACGTCACTGGCGGTCTGTGTCCAGTATCATGTTGTCTTGCCTCGAGGGGGTCGCCCAGGATTGGCGCGGTTGTTAGCAGGCTTTTCAGTTCGTTAAATGCTGCCTGGCATTCCTCAGACCAAGAAAACTGGGCTTGTTTCTTGGTCAGGACATGGAGAGGTTCTGCAATGGACGCAAAGTCTTTAACGAATCGCCGATAGTAAGATGCCGGACCCACAAAGCGACGGACATCTTGGAGCGACGTCGGTGTTGGCCATTCGTGCACTTTCTGGACTTTGTTGAAGTCACTGGCCACACCGCTCTCTGAAATAATTTGGCATGACATCCCATTCAAACCGTCCCTTCGTGGTCGCCaatgttacacctttcctgctctttggctcccagaccgtagtcggggagcacaggggagacgctccctccagggccgatgtcctTTCGGgggggtaacacccttcactctgaccggcagtgggtctggtCTTAGGTCGGAATGACACAGGCACTGATTCTTGACGGCTGGATACTTCATTCCACAGTTTCAACGACCTACAGTACACATCTGCACCGAACGTAACCGGACTCGTTCCGTTCTTCCCTAGACTGACACACGCTatcgctcgctcactctctcgttcactcactcgctgacgtcactcacacacacacagtcattctcgcgcacacacatacgctactctcgtAACACAAGGTTGGCTTACCACAAGCTGTTACATGCTGAAAAGATGGTATATGCTCCTGTAGAAGCAATAGATGAATGCAAAGTTTTGAGACGATATTATTCGCGATGCCACAATCCTAAAGTGTAACACGACGTCTCTGATTGGTGAAGCTCGgtgttaccatggaaacattTACCCCCCGCGCGTAAGTCAAGTCGTCGATGACTGCTTCCACTGATGGTGctatccatttgtatggtacgccAACCCGTACGAGTCGTAAGGTGTAAATCTCAGAGCTTTCTTTTggcatttcacggaggcacGCACCCTTTTGGTGGTAGTAAACCTTCCGAAACCTTCCTACTCGTAGTTCTGAGAGTAGACCTAGTTCAGTGAAGCTGATGGTGTGTTCCTCAATCCTCGGACGCTAGGAttccgagtcgaaagtcgaagatctcaaagcatttctcggaggcacgccccctttttgtctccAACTTTTGgaaatctgagagtagaccgagagcagtgatgacgcttTCAACAAAACGGTTGCCCctgtgaagagatttttttcGTTGGTTATTTTAGTGTcatttttaaatgctcttacacacttgattacattgctactttatcccgtcaccaatttatacattgcatggtcttgctctgcgtgcaattcaatg
Proteins encoded:
- the LOC115539365 gene encoding class I histocompatibility antigen, Gogo-C*0101/C*0102 alpha chain-like, producing the protein PSSPVVCHATGFYPDRVVVFWRRDGQELHEQVDPGEVLPNHDGTFQVSVDLDLTAVPQEDWGRYECVVQLKGIEDISTPLDPALIRTNGGKSHLLVFILVGVAVAAVVVAAAVVGVFVYQKRNDSDKRHKPVGSSDSCSENTEGQNPAPEAQPLTTAVTAL